A region of the Mangifera indica cultivar Alphonso chromosome 10, CATAS_Mindica_2.1, whole genome shotgun sequence genome:
GGGTAGATATAAACCGAGTCAAGTCCTTccgttcaatttaattttagctTGAATTTGTGAGTTAAAGTCATTGTTTAAGTTTATATCTcattaattaaatgatgtttGTTAATGTTGTTTTACTTAGTAATAGTCAAAATGACCGTATAATTCTTAGAGTGCTAGTTAATTAATTCGTATAGTCGTATAAACCCTCCTAATTTGgctaatttattaattacccTAAAAATTTCTCCTAATAAAGGGTACTATTGTAAATCAATATTGTCATACTTTATATCCTTGgcaaatataaatcattatcaATTGTatcatcatattttataaagGGGAGTTACCAGCAAAGACTGATTTACAAATCAAATATGatgaatgaaattaaaaacatggattgatataaaaataaaattttatgtataattttatatataaataataatatattattttatttttaattttcaataggTATTACAAGAATCTTCACTGGCTAAATGTAGCCACAAAGCTGATGGGGCCTTTCCCCGTAGTGGCCGTTTGAATTTGGAAGATAAGGAAGGCCACCACCATGGCCAAATGAGCATGCTTAATTTCAGCCAGTTGAAGGTTCTCAAACTTTTTCTAGGTCGGATGCTAAACCAAGAGGAACAAAATACCCACCTGGGTACAGTCTTTTCTCAGGGTCCATTTGTCATCTTAGCCTTATCTTTTAGCGAGCGAGGTGGATATGGTTGATGGCTTCTTCACCTTTCTGTGTGGGGCTTCAATTTGTCTTcacatcttcttcttcttttaagcCAGTGATTTCATCATTCATCATTCTGAAAGAGATGCATATACATATCCGTAGAATCAATTAGAATGATTTATCTGCAATGtgtcattatttaatatcaagTTGTCAATAAATTTGTTCGTATGTGTAGAATTCTCAAAATCCGAAgtcaaattttattgaaagaacATTTGGAGGAGGGATAAAAATATCCTATATTGTTTTCATGGGGATAAAATTCGTTATGATGATCAAAATTTTTGGATGGTATAGTTGGTAGACTGTGTAGCAGGCGATAGATTCTTCTGAGCACAGAGCAAAATTGGAAAGAATTCATCAGATTATTCACCCGAGAGACAAGATGCATGACCTAGCgaaaaaaatgacaaagacTGTTCATAATCAACACTTGATCTTAACCAATTAAAATCAAGAGATTATCTTACTCGGAACCTCTGCAACTCTAAGCACTACCATAACATGACCCAAATAACACGACAAAACTCTCCACTAAATATCACTTTGAACCCACTTCGCCACGTGGCACCTCACTTGACGTTCCCCAAAATATCTTCTTGGCATCTCTCCATGTTCTGCTTTACTCTTTGTCGTCGAATTGGTGGATAGATAGATTGCTTTGCTCTGCTTTTGTGTTCTTcagttctctttcttttcaatcGGTATATGATTCTTCTTAGTTTTAAGCAAGTTTTCTGCTctcatattgttagattttatgttcataatctttaattttggtttatttgttGACTTTCTAGCTGcttctttataataaatttcaactttttattggctattttttaattttgttttttctctctgtgtattatttttttgtacCACTTTTATGTATGTTCTTTTTAAGTTTGTAGATTATTGTGAACTTCTGAATTGTGATCCCTAATCTCTGTTTGGTTGTCTGGAAAATAATCAAGAAACTTTATCTCTATGATCAGAGTAATAATTCTATGGATTTGTTTGCATCTCcttgtatatatagtttaatttccTGGAAAATGATAAGTGTGCCTTTAACTGAGCTGAATTCTTGTCCATTATTGCATTTTGAAGGATGGCTTTCAGTCTTGCTAATCTTAATTTTACCATAATGAAATCCGCCAGTGTATTATATGACATGTATATCCACCTAGTTCTAGTTAGTCGAATTTGATCCTTTTTATTGTCCAGTGCTTTATTCTCCATTTATGGAGATTCTGTGTTGTTTAGAATCCAATCATTGTCGATCACTATAATTTGTGTTGTTTTCAGGAATATTACCTTCCAAGTATTATGAAGGTTTCCAAGGGCAAAGGGCCAgtgaagaaggaaaagaaggaaGTGTTGAAGCCTGTTGAGGACAGGTACAAATTCATGTTCAGCActgagttcaatttgaatctatatAGTATATATGGATACTTCCAAAATGTGCTAtatattttggtcatttttctcTATCAAATACCGAGAATCCTCAAATACTTGCTAATGTTTATCTCTAATGCtagtttgttttaatttatctatatcaAGTAATAGTTCTACAATGTATTTACTTTTTTCAGAAAGCTAGGAAAGCGAAAGGCTGCATTGAAGGCTGTTAAGAGTAGCAACAAACGAGCGAAGAATGCTAAGTCAGCTAAGAATGATCCTAATAAACCAAAGAGGCCTCCTAGtgctttctttattttcctGTAACTTTCTTGATTCTGATGTTTTATGTCTAAAAACTGTACTCCTGTTTGAAGATTCCATTTTCTAATATCATGTGAATGCTGCAGAGGAGAGTTCAGGAAGGTTTACAAACAAGAGCATCCCAACATAAAAGCTGTCTCAGCTGTATGCTTCTACTTAGCCTATTATATCTTTTGTAGCggaaagttttttcattttgataagACTTTTTATCTGGAGGGGAGGAACTGATCTTATTGTTGAATCTGTGATTGAAGGTGGGAAAAGCTGGGGGAGAGAAGTGGAAATCCTTCACTGATTCAGtaagtttcaaaatatatccTCAAACAAACATTAGTTGTTAATTAGTTGGGCCGTCAGTGAATTCTACCATCCCTTCTTGAATTGGTTACTTTGACTTGGAAAATCCTATGGATTGTGTTTGTAAAGGTGCCAACAAACCTTGCATCGTGTGCTCGCACTGGCCTCACTACAAACCCAGCTCAAGTTGATGTTATTGGATTCTTGATGGCTTGGCCAAGCCAATGCCAATCTGTTTTAGACCACCAGGGCCTTCAATGCCAAACCAAATATTTAGCGAGAAACATTTACTGCAAACATATGGCGTCTCTGTCCAAGAAATGTGTTGAGAAAGGGAATATATCGATTTGCACGAGGCCTCAAGCTTTAGGAGGACTGGttgatgaaattgtttgatATGCATCTCCTAAATAATGTGGCACGCTGGAAACTTTACACATATATCAATTAGtataatataactattaatGCAAATGATATGCAAGTTTTTGTAAGTTTTATTCTCTATGGCTTGGTTCTTCACTGTAGAAAAGGCTTTGCGCCCTTTCTATCTTACCTGattctttgaaatttgaaggAAAAAGCTCCGTATGAAGCAAAAGCAGCAAAAGGGAAATCAGAGTATGAAAAGCTTATGGCAGCATACAACAAGAAAAAGGTATAGTTtggcatatttttttttctctatatttgAATTTCTCCATTCTTTTCACTTTGGTTCTTACTGGGTTTACATTCATTTGGCTCAGGAAAGTAGCGAGGAtgatggagaagaagaagaacaggaGTCTGAAAAGTCAAAATCTGAGGTGCATGATGATCATGAGGAGGAAAATCTTCTCAATCAATGACTCGTtttgtcaaaaattttaaactgcACTATATTACACACATATAATTGTGTTATAAGATGGCATCCCATTTGTGTTTAAAAACGCCATTTCTGTTAGCATGTATAAATCATCAAGTAGTACATAATTCCGATAGctatttatttttccattttgcTGCACATAAACAAACTGTTAAATTCATGTCTGTATTTCTTTCTTGAATGTTATTTCTAATCGGCTGCAACATAAATTTGCAGGaggaagatgaggaagaagatgaggatgagGACTAAAAGTGGTAGTGGTGGCAGTTTTCAGGTTGAGTTCCCCAGCCGAAACTTATGGAGTTTGTATGATGATAATGGCTTTAACTACTCTCTATTATGCAAAAGTTTCAACTGTCAGTTTTAGTATAAAAAGTTGTGTAAGGTTGCATATGTATACtcgtttattttaattaaagcaATATCTTGTTACAAGAAAATCCTCGTCCAGCTTTGCCTCGACACAGCCAAAAACCCAGATGGAAATGGAACCAGTAGATAGAATAGCTTAACTAGTAGTATGCTTTAGCATGGTTGAAAACGAAATGTCAAGCGTTGAAGCGTTGTATTGCCCGTGCCTAAAGAATAGATACCCTTAGTTTGACCATCGGATGTAGAGATGTCAAGTAGGTCGGGGTGGCTTGACCCAACCCTGTATAATTTTGCTCACCTTGTGTTAGTTTGGTACAGACAAAATGAGTTATATGGCCTGTGGGTCGATCCAAAATGAACTGttgaaaaaattagttaaattttagttaaaaataaaaaatattttgaaattttgtaatttagtgGGTCGGTTTGCAAAAACACACAAATTGGTCCACTAAGGGCTGATGAGGGTGTAGCCTTCTTGAGTTTTTGCCAGGTAGCTTGGCATGAAAGTCCATCAAAGTGATAGGTCTTAACTCAGTTCACTGACACCTATAATCGAATGTGTCTAGATTTAATGAAACTTAATTAATATACTTATTATACCTAGGTGTTAAATGGGCTGGCTCGATCTGATAGCAAGTCAGGCTGGTCTAAACACAAGGCCTGTGGACCGATCTGATCTgttactatttttataattatttaaaaattaattaattaataattataatataaaaaatatttttttataaaaattaataagccACTCGTTAGTATTAAGCTTGGCTCGTTATTATAGGGGCTAGTtgactctatatatataggATCAAGCTATCGCTTATAGTTTCTATAGACCTGTTTGACTTATAAGATCCTCGATTATACAAGCCTTCACCCCATCCCGGTCTATCGCAACTTCTACTAGTTACACCTCGTTTCCAGACCAATAAAAAATCACCCCAGCAGCCTGAATGAAGCCCAAGACTGGTAGGCCATTAGATACGATCACATCTCATTCTGGAACATCACATTTCTATAAGGGATCTAATGCCACTACTTTTGTTAACTGTTGGATCATGATCTGATACTGTTGAGGAAGATGGTTTATGCAGCCTGGTATAGCTCACCGGAAAGTTGGGTTTTCCCACAGGATTAATAAAAAGGGTTACGGCTTTCCaaccaattatatattattatacacaCACAGCATATTTCCAGCCTTAAGTGAGTCTTAGATGAAGCAAATAAAGCCtgtaaagagaaaagaaatgataatataaattatgatcaCACGTGTGAATGTGCCCACATGTCACCGTTCCGATGGCCAAATGGACTACAATTTCCatcttaattaataataattaattagtagAAATTACTGAGAtcttaaaagacaaaaacaacaaagtgggattattttatttgtctaATGTGTACTCGTTGATTAGAGACCATGAATTCAATTAGGAGGGTGTTTGGTTTTAATACTTTACctcgtattttttatattattttatttaatttataaataataaaattattttttattttttattaataataatgatataataaataatatacaaaataatttaattattgaaagattatttaaataattttaattttattataactatattttttatttattaatttttttaaaataaaaataattttattttcaattaatataaaaaatattttaaaataataatatttaaagacatttaaataaattaataatttttattatttttaactaaatataataattatttatatttaataatttttattaaattatagtaaatataataataatttttatttaataatttttaaaataatttattttaaattaaattttttattttaataataaaatattgttc
Encoded here:
- the LOC123226830 gene encoding high mobility group B protein 1-like gives rise to the protein MKVSKGKGPVKKEKKEVLKPVEDRKLGKRKAALKAVKSSNKRAKNAKSAKNDPNKPKRPPSAFFIFLGEFRKVYKQEHPNIKAVSAVGKAGGEKWKSFTDSEKAPYEAKAAKGKSEYEKLMAAYNKKKESSEDDGEEEEQESEKSKSEEEDEEEDEDED